The stretch of DNA AAGATTTCTTGCACATTCTCAGGCTTAGCTTGATCAATGAAAGTATTGTAAATACCAAAGAATTTTGAAGAATTGAAAAGATTGCTTGCTAGTTAAAGTTTTTATTCTTGCATTGATTTAATCCTTTAAATTATGATAGGGTCATTAAATGAACAAACTTCGTTCCCTTATCATACTGATTCTCTTGAGTGCTGTCATTCTTGCACCACTCAAGCAGCCTTCTTGTATTCGAGCTGCGGATGCATCTTCCCCTATTTCCTTTGCAATGACGCCTTGTTCTGTACAGCAGATTTTGAGCAGCGGTTGCGGCTCTGTGTATTATTGGCTTGAAGAAGAATCTCAATCCCTGCAACAAATGCTATTGCAAAGTCTTATTGGTCTCATAAGTTTTCTGCTGATTTTTTCAAAATATCTTTCACCTTCGGATGAAGTTTACCGCCCGCCGATTTGATTCCTTTTATCCAAAAAAATTAAAATAATTTATTAAGGAATCAAAATGAAAAAACTGATTTTGTCATTACTTATGACATTACTCTCTTGTTCTGCGTTTGCTTCGGGCTTTTCTGGAAATCCTATGGCTGCTGCAAGTTTTATCCAGAATAATAGCCCCGTGTTATACCTAAGTGTCTTTTTTGGTTTAGGTGTGCTGCTGGCATTTACGCCCTGTGTTTTACCGATGGTGCCCATATTATCCAGTATTATCACGGGGCAAGGAGCCAAGAGCGGGCGTGAAGCGTTTAAATTATCTTTAGCCTATGTGCTGGGCATGGCGCTTACTTATGCGCTGGCCGGAATGCTGGCTGCCTGGTTTGGGGCTACAGTGCAAACCTTAATGCAGCAGCCTGTGGTTATTGGAAGTTTTAGTTTCTTATTGACGCTAATGGGCCTGTGGTTACTGGGAGTCTTTGAATTTCGGCTTCCAGCTTTCCTGTGTTTTTCTCACAAAGGCTCCCGTCGTCAGGGAATCATTTCCTCTGCTTTAATGGGCTCGGTATCAACTCTGGTTGTATCGCCTTGTGTAACAGCGCCTCTGATTGGAATTTTAACCTATATTGCAGAAAGCAGGCAGGTTGCTCAGGGCGGGCTTTTGCTTTTTGTCCTGGCTCTGGGAATGGGATTGCCTTTATTGCTTGTCGGCGCGGGTTATGGCCGTTTTTTACCTGCTTCAGGTCCCTGGATGGTTCGCATAAAGCAACTGTTTGCTCTAATGATGTTTGCTATGGCGGTTTGGCTGTTAAGTCGTGTTGCGCCAAAGCTTCTGGTGGATTTGCTCTGGATCCTCGTTTTGCTGATTGCGGCATGCGTTATGGGCGCTTTTCGTCAGGAAACCAGGCTGAGCGGACGGGTTCTGCAAGGCCTTGCTGTGCTATCGCTGATGGGAGCGGGGGCCTTGGTTTATCAATTGTTTACGTCTGTTTCTGCTGCGAAGCCGGTTATTCAATCTCCCTTCATTCAGGTGTCCACGCTTGATGCAATTAATACCAGACTGGCTGATGCCAAGGCAAGTCATAATAAGGTGTTCATTGATTTTTCGGCGGACTGGTGCAGCGATTGCCAGGAGATGGATAAGCAGGTATTCAGCCAGGCCGATGTTATCGATGCAATGCAAGGCATTGTCAATTTGCGGGTTGAAATCGGTGAGAAATCAGAAGAAGTGGCTAAAATTCGCGAAGCGTTTCACATTTACGGCACACCGACAATGCTATTTTTTGATGAGCAAGGGCAATTGCTTGGCAATTTAAGTTCAGTAGGATTGATTTCCAGGGAGGAAACCTTGAGTTTATTCGCGCAATTGAAAAGATAAGCATATTTAGCCGAATCTCAATGGTTCGGCTAAATTCACTGGGGCAGAAAGTATTGATGATTTTAGCCCATCACTTAAATGAGATGTCTGCAGTATATCGTTAGGATAAAAAGAACTGGTTTGATTATAGTCAATATGACTAACATTGAGTTAAATGTGGGTGATTGTATATAATCAATACATAGCGCTCTGAAAAGCAGTGGCAACGATGGATTTAAAACACCTTATTTCTCACTTTCGTGCTTCCAATTCTCCTGAGATAGCAGAGGAGATTATTTCATTATGGGACGGGACGCAGCCAACCGATGATATGGTAAAGCTTATACTTGAGTCACGCCAATATCCTGGTCAGATGAGACGCCCCTGGGATGATCACTATACGATTATAGTTAATGCTATTTTAGATGCCGGATATCCGCTGGCTAGTTTATTAAGCATACAAAAAGAGGTTGAAAAAAATGACAAGGATGACAAGAAAGGTTCCTTAATTCTATATTTGAATCGATTTAAAGACAAGCAAGAGGAAATGAAAGCCTTTGCTGAGTATCTTTCGCAAATTGAAACGCCCTCCCTCCCTTGTTATCCGCTTATCGAATTTTTCTACCAAAAATTGCCAAAGGCTACGCAAGCACCTGAGATTGAACAATTTGCCGAGTTATTTAATCAGTTAAAGCTGGAGTCAGGAGTCAGTGACTACCTTCACTATGCCATTCAAAGAGATTCAACACAACCAGATGAAATGGTCAGTCAAGAACAAAAAAAGGCCGCCTCGATATTTGCATCTTTTCTTAAAGAGGTTCCTGGCCCGAAAGTATCAAATACACTCGCCTTAAGGAAAATTATAAACAATAACGAATTAACAAATGAAACCTTACTTGGATATTTCAGGTCAGGGGTTTTAGGGGTGCCTGTATTATTAATGTTGAAGCGTAGAGAACAGATAGATGCGATAAATTTTGTCAGGAAGAAGTTGGAAACAGGGGAGATTCCGGCTGATGCTGATGTTCTTCAATTTTTAATGCCTGATCTTGAGAAACACTTCTTTGAAAACTATGACGATAATACCTTCACTACCCTAATAAAATTTTCTGCCCTTAAGCATAATATATCGTCAAGAAGTGATACAAAGCCGCTAGTACTTCAATTGTATGAGAACGTGAATAGCTTTCAATCTCGCACGAAGTCTGAGCCATTTTTCCAGAGACTGCTTGGCGATGAAAATTATCCTGGTTTAAATACTGTTTATACATCCAACTTTTTCGGATTAGAGGTGGCACAGCAGTCTTTATTAAGCTATCTGATAAAAGAAAAATCCCAATATAAACCCTGGGTGGATGATAGTATCAAACGTCTACTTGCCAGAAGTGATATTGATGTCAATGTTCCTAATCATAAACCTTTAATTCATGCTCTGGAAAAGAAAGATAAGGAACTTATTCTCCGATTACTCGAAAAAGGTGCCAAAATTCCCGCTTCGTTTAGTGAGGCTGATTTATCTTATTTACTTAGCATACTGAATGAAGAAAAAAAGCCGGTCGATAGAAAAGTTTTTATACAGATTCAAGCGTATCTTTATAAAGAGTTTACCAGTCGGATACCTCAAATGGTTTTTCTTACAGAACAAAAGAATCAGGACGAAGCAATGACAAACAAGCAGGATTCCTCTGCAGAAGAAGGAAAGGTCATTTATGATGTTATCTATAATAATGATGGTTATGACTTAAATAATGAGTATAACCAATCGCTGTTTCCTGATATTAAAATTAGAAAGGGAGCTCCACTGACGTTTAACGATATACCTATAGGATACAATATACGCATTCCTCACGGTAATGATGAAACAAAAAAAATTATGGTATGGATATATGGAGGTAATGAAGCCAAGGACAGACAGAAATCGGCTTTTAAATTTTCCAGTTCTCAATTATCGCCATTCAGTAAGCCCTTTGTTGAGAAAAACATTGTAACGATACTGCTAAATTTACCTGATTTACTCGAACTGAATGTACATCAATTTCAGATGCCTGAAGAGCTTTTCAGAAAAATCCAGGCATGTGTGAATTATTTTTATTCTGTTATTAAAGATAAACCAGAATTAATTGATAATCGCTTATCCATTTTGAAAGACAAACCCGTCTTTCTCACAGGGGGTAGTTTCGGCGGATTAATGACGGTAAGACATGCTGAACTGTATCCAAAAACATTTGATGGTTATATTTCCCATGCTGGGATGCTATCTAGTCAAAAGAATAGCGAAGTGGATATTCAATACAGGGGAGGAGATCTGGCTATTTATCTAAATCCTGCAGAAGATAATGAAATTAAAAAAATCACGGAACCCGTTTTGCTGTTGCATAATATGGATGATAATAATGTTATCGTAAGTGTGGCATTGGATTTCTATAAAAAATTTCGTCAGAACAATAACGCCGAGTTGGCCACCCTGGTTACCACACCAACAGGCGATCCAGCTGTTCTTAATTCACATGTTAATAAAGGCCACGGTAAGCCGAGTAATCCAAAGCATTTCGAGCGTTACATCCATTCAATGACGAAATTTATGGAACAAGGAGCTTCTCAGGTACCTGGTTTGTCAAGATTAAGAGAATACCTTGGCAAAAAGAAAGCCAACACATTTGTTAAGAACAGTACAATAACCAGGAAATTTCTTGGTGAAGCACTAGAGTTAAATAAACGCTGCAAACACCGATTTATAGATGTGCGTAAGTATTGGGAATTGGACTATAAACCGCTGTATGCGACGCTTTACTATTCTGCTAGTCTATCTAGATATAAATCACTTTTACAAACAGAAAGGCTGCGTCTTCAGGACAAGATGACGGATGAGCATATTAGTAAATTACTGGCATTACAATCGGAGATTTTTTTTGAGTATATCAATGAAATTTCTTCCAGGAATTTAATGCCTGACTCCTTGAGTGATCGTGAAGAATTTTCTAAAAATCCAGCAGTAATCGAAGCGTTCAAAGAAATATTCAGCGAGCTTGATCAAGCGAAGGAGTCAACTGTCTTCTACATACTTTCCAATTTATATAAAGCCAACCCTGATTTGCTTACTCCTGTCATCCAGCAACTCGATAAAGACCCGATTTTTTGTGAAAACCTGGAAAAAGCCCAAGAAAAATTTATTCATACATTAGAGAAGAAAAAAAGTCTGACATTTACGATATGGAAACAAGCGGCAGAAAAAGTGTCGCCCAAAGAGAGTGAAGAACAAGTTATTGAGCAAAATAAGTCTCAACCATGAGCTCATATTTGCTGTGTATTCGCTCAATTGAAGAGATAAAAAGTTTTAGCCGAATCCCAATGGTTCGGCTAAAACTTTACAGCGGAATGAGGGCATAACTAATTAAATAGCAACTATATTTTCCGCTTGAAGACCTTTTGCACCTTGAGTAACAACGAATTGTACCCGCTGACCTTCTGTGAGGGTTTTGAAGCCAGAACCTTGAATTTCTTTGAAATGAGCAAATACGTCTGGACCACCTTCTTGCTCAATAAAACCAAAACCTTTGGTTTCGTTGAACCATTTAACGACTCCAGTTACTGTTTTAGACATAAGTATCCTTAATAGTGTTTATTTGTAATGCCGTAAAGGCGAAAGTTAGCCGGAACAGATCAAAAATTAAAACTAACGAATGAGGGATTAAATGAATAAATCGACGATTAGAGTATAAAATAGACATTTTCAAGCTAGTATTAGAATATCACTCTCTAATAGCAGAAGTCAATCTAATGAGAAATTATCCAAGCCCTAACCCTTTCTATGCTCATCATAATTCATTTGTGTGATCAGATTTCTGAGTTGGGATTTAATAATCTGCTGATGAAAAATTCTTATAATATTAAAATAAAGCTTTCCCCAGGCATTTTTAAATTGAATAAGTGTAGTTAGCTGGATGCTTTGGGTCGTTCGTTGGATAATAATCCTCACATCCAAATGTTTATCATCTTCCCCAAAAAGTAACTCATCGTCGGTAAAGTCATACAGTTTAAAGAGTCCGACTCTCTCTCCGATGATCAAATTAATTTCGAGCTCTTTATTTAAAGGTATATCCCTTATTTTCAAACCGCAGCAGCCTACCAGCCTGTTTCTAAGATACAGCAGCTTTCGTGCCCATTCAGGCGAAGAATTAAAAAAGAGTTCTGCTACTCTTTCAATGGAATGATTTGAGTCAGCTGAAAGGGCTCCTGAAAACGTATCGGAATAGTGAAATCCAGGAAGCGCTTTATTAATGAACTCGGTATTTGGTCTACTGATTTTTTTAATAGCTATAGAGCGTGTTGACATCGGTTTTCTTCCTGACTTTAGTAATGCTATCTAAAATATAAAACTTAAGCGCCTCATTCCTATGTAATTGGCAAACCAAGTTTGAATATTAGAGAAAATACTCAATTATATGGCATTTTATTTTTAATTTTTCTATATGATATTTAATCAAATAGAATTAAAATAGATCTTATTGGGTGTTTGAGGTCTCTATAATGAAATTTTACCATGCAACTGCTCTTGCTAATTACAAGAAAATCAAAAACGAAGGCTTGCGTATCAATCAGCGCGGCAAAAATAAATATGGTTTAGATCATAAAGTTGACTATGCTGAAATTTACGGCTCTGAATCAGAAGCAAGTCACTATAGGAAAAAACCCTGTATTCACTTCACGAAGAAGAGTAATGTTACTTTCTATAGTGAACTGATAAAAGATAGTTTTAACGTAGGGGTCAAATATTTAGAAATCGATATCGATCCTGATCAGTATGATGTAGAAACAGATCCTGAAGACAATGATAGTTATATCTGTTTCGATAATATCCCGCCTGAATGCATTAAATCTATTGAGTTGGACCAAAAAAAACAACATGATTTAGATACTGATGAAAGTGATAGTATTCACTATAATTTTAAGTGTGGGAGATAATGCTGACATAATTGTTCGCTGAGTGATAACACCTGAATCAGGTATATTTAGTATAATCCAGTGGCTATACCCTGTTCTCAAACTCGAATTATTAGCTGTTATCCAAAAATACGATCTTGTTAAGAAAGTCGTTAAAATACAAATTGGCGGAAGACTCCTGACGCTCCCCGGCAAGTTTTCAAGTATCGAGGATTTTCTGATAATGGCAAAACAAGTGGTTTAATACGAGACATGCTCATTGTTTTAGTATACTCTGATCAATCAATCTCGATAAAAGGGTATACTTGATAGCCATTATATATTTAAAAGGCAGTTTTTTTTATCATTCAATTTTTTATCTTAAGCGAATCTTGAAATCGATCTCGAAATGTTCAAATATTTTGTTTTCTAAACCCAAAAGCTCCCGATTTTCTCCAAAGACCCGCCTGCTTCGGAACATAACCCTCTTAAACTTTCCCTAATGCGTCGGACTGCAATAATAAGCAGATAGAAGCTAAAACTCAGTTTTCTGTAGCGGGAAAACACGCAACTAAATTTCAGAAAGCAAAGAGCGCAAATGACAAATTTCAAAGATGAGCTTTGTATTAGAGAAGAATCTTTATCACTCCTAAGCCATGAATTAAAAAATTCTTTAGCCTGCAGCAAAATGAATGCACAGACAGGTAAAATATTAATAGAACAAGGAAAGTTCGAGGAAATAAAGCGCAATAACTTATTCGATACCTGGCTAGAGCAAATTGAAACTTTTGAAAACTTGATTGATTCAATTTTAGATACTAGGGCTATTTCAGAAGGGTTCTTATTTTTCAAACCTCAAAAAATTGATCTTAATAAATTATTATTAAAAATAACAAAAAGGTTTGATAGTAAAGTTTCTTATAAAGGCATTTCCATGGTGGGTTTTTGGGATCCATTTAGGATTGAGCAGATAGTAACAAATTTAATTACTAATGCTTTAAAGTATGGAAAAGGGAATCCGGTCAATGTACAGCTGCTTGCTGATAAGGCTGGAATATTAAAAATAATGGTGCAGGATTTCGGAATTGGTATAGCTCCAGAGGATAGAGAAAAGATATTTAAAAAGTTTGAACGAGTTAATCATAAAAGTGCAGTAAGAGGTCTTGGATTAGGGCTCTATATCGTCAACCAGATTGTTGCAGCAATGGGTGGGGATATATTCCTGGAAAGTGAGGTTGGTATTGGTTCTACTTTTTGGGTCACTTTACCAATTCCCAAAGAACAGGAATGAGACTCTCGGAGGCACTGCCATTAAGTTAAAGAATTATTGTAAGTTGGGCTACTCCAGAATTTTATGTTGGGCCAAGAGCCCAACCAACATGCAGGATACCGGGAAAGCCTTTCAGAATTAAAGAAAGTCGAGGACCAGATTATAAACACAGGAAAAAATATAAGCAGCCAGGAATCCTGCCACGATAATTAAAGCAGTTCCAATGCAGACATTGGTAATTGTGGGGATGATAGTAATGTACATGCTCCCAAACATGGCAACCAGGGGTTTGCCTGTATACATCCAGAATGCCAGCAAGCCTGCACAGAAAGTTGCTATTCCCGCGAGCATACTGGTGGTTATAGCCAATGCCAGCGGATTAAGTTTTTGATACTCCATCGCTAATCCTTGCAAAAAAATGATTTATATTCATTATACTAGTAAATTTACAAGTCTGATATAGAACTTTAAGCACATCGCTGAATCTACTTGCTAAACAATTCGGTTAGCTGTTATATTTTTAATCCCACCCATTAAGCCGTAATTCAAGGATCATGAAGAAATTTAGTTCAGTCGTTTTACTCATGGCTGCCACAACCGGATTTGCTGGCAATTTCAAACAAACTATAGAATTTAACATTCATCCCAGCTCTGAGATCATCAGGCCTCCTTACTTGAGAGCATGTTTTTCAACTACCGATTTTTTTGATCTCGCTCATTGCGCGACCTTAAACAAGACGCAGACCAGTAATTCCTATAGTCACGGGCCCAAAAACTGGTTTTTAATAGGGGATGGTTATTATTACCATCAAACCTATCTCGATAGCTGTTATGCCTTGTTCCATATGACTACGCGAACCCCCGAAGGCGATGGCAAGTTAGTTGTTGATGCCAATATCACCATTAAAGATCATTCTCCTGCGGCACCCGAAGCAGTTTATACCAACTGCACAGTAACCTGGGTTCCCCTCAGCTCGAAATAATTTCATGACTGGTAATGGCCTGCCATTACCAGTAGCCCCTTTTGTATTCATTCATTTGTCCGTTAAGCCTTAATTGCCTAAGATTAATGTAAGGAGTTAACGGAGAATACCATTAGCGATAACTCGATTTATACCAGTGAGGAATGCGAAAAAATCGCCAGGATGGCGGCTCTTCGCTATGTCAATGATTCAATCCCTGGAATAAGACGTCGAAAATGCGGTAAAGGCTATGCATTTTATTATCCTGATGGCCGTCGAGTTACCCAAAGCGATGAATTGCAGCGGATTAAGTCTTTAAGAATTCCTCCTGCCTATCATTCCGTATGGATCTGTCCCTTCGCTAATGGGCACATTCAGGCGACTGGCCGGGATGCCCGAAATCGAAAACAGTATCATTATCATCCCCTGTGGCGAGAAGTCAGAGACAGGTTAAAATTCACCTCTATGACCGATTTTGGGCGCGCTATTTCCACAATACGCAATCATATCGCTTATGAACTTGGAAAGCCGCCTTCTTTAAACAAAAAGCAGATCATTTGTGCCATCATTTATCTACTGGATAAATCAGGGGTCAGAATTGGCAATAGAATCTATGCAAAAGAGAACAAGACGTATGGGATTACCACCTTAAGAAAAAAGCATCTTTCAATCAATGGCTCCAAAGCCATATTTAATTTCACTGGTAAAAATTCCAAAGCCTGGGAAATTGTCCTTGATAATAAGAAAATTATCAAAATTCTTAAAAAATGCGAAGAAATTCCGGGGTATGAAATCTTTAAATATTATGATGAAAATAAGAATATCAATTGCATCACCTCGCAGGACATCAATTATTATCTCCAATCTCTAACCAATTTTCCTCTGACCGCGAAGGATTTTCGCACCTGGATTGCCAGTCGTGAAACCTTTTGTCGATGTCTGTCAATCTCATTTTCAGAGGCTGATTCCTCTGCAAAAGTTAAATCTATAATAAAAGAAGTTGCAGAATTATTGGGCCATACACCCACTATTTGTCAAAAAAATTATATTTTTCCGGAAATTATAACGAGCTGGAGTGAAGGCCGATTAGAGCGCTGGCTCAATGAGAATACTAAATTCACCAGACAATTAAATAAAGATAACTTATTTTTGATGTGGTTAGAGAGCCTGAAGGCTTAATCTCTGTCTTTCCTTGCAAAAGGTACTAAAATAAATACAAATAGTGTTTAAGTGGTACATCATGACATTTTTAGTCACCTATCTGGGCACCGATACAGAGCATATTCAAGGCACTAATCCCTTCTATCCGCGAGGTGAAAGTTTAAGCGGCGCTGCCAATGCGGTAGCAAGCACGCCGCGTGATTATCTTGTGAGTGATAAGGTAGAGCATCTAGTCAGCGATGAACAAATTCTTATCGATGGACCAACGACTTTAGGTACCGAAGTGGGTGATCGTATCGCGCGCGGAGTACTCGCAATGATTGATGCGGTCAGCCGCGGCGAGAAAGATTTCGCTATTGCAGCCCACAGTCGTGGGGCGGTTCAGGGAATTTTATCCGCCCATGAAATGGAGCGCATTCAGAATTTATTCAAGCAAGACCCTCTACCTGTCGATTTGATCGCTGAAATTAAAAAAAGCCCTTGCCCCTATACTCGAGCTGCTTTTAATACACCGCTACTATCCGAAAGACTAGGCAAGATCAATCTGGAGAATGTTGGAAAGCATATTCAGGACGCTAATATTTCCATGTTCACTATTGATCCGGTACCTGGCGGCCGTTATCACGGAGCGCCAGTGGCCTGGGTTGACCCTCGTTTTTATCGAATTCCTGGCATTGTTAAGCAGTATGAACAATATGTCTATCAAAATGAAAGGACTCGTTGCTTTAAAGCCATTGTACCTGCCTGTGATTCACCAGACACTGTGTTTAAGCTTACATCCTTACCAGGCCATCATGGGACCGGCTCAGGCAATGCCAAGGATCAGCAATTCAGAGAGGTGCCAAAGGAGAAAGGGGTCACCACGCATGTCCAGGACTTGCTGGTATTAAAACTCTTGGACTTTTATCGAAGAAATAATGTGGAGTTTAAATCGGATGCTGACCTTAGGGATGCACCAATTAGTGACGAAATGAAAGAACTGATTTCGCCCTTGCTCGCCTTAAGGAATGATCCGGCAAAATATAAGGCCAGGCTGGATAAAGAATATTTAGCTGTTTATAGCGAAATTATAAAAAATCGAGAGGCCTACAAACATTTTGATAATACGGGCTATGCGGTATTGGGCCAGGAGCAGGGTATTTGGGCTCTGTTCGGTTTGAATAAAAATGATCGTATCATTCATTATCAGGCGCATAACGATACATTCCTAAGTTCAGTGGCTTCTGAAGCCATTGGTGAGAATTTTCTTAATTATGAACATGCCCAGCTTTATTTAAATGATCTCCTGAAGTTAGGTGAAGATACGACTCTAGCCGATATGATTGAAAATGCATCCAGGCAATTCAGCATTCTGGCAAGGCATGTGCACCTGCTATCCCAGCCGCAATCAATGACTGATTCAGTTCACCAGGATCAATTAGCTCAGGCATTGAAAGAGTCGCCAGGAAAAGAGCTTTTGTCGGAAGCACTCAGGTTTCTAATTCATGAAGTCAGTGAGGCTTATTTAAATAATGAATTTCGAAATGACCAGGAACGTGGCGAGGTGTTTAATGCGGTGAGTCAGGCATTTGCAACCTTCGCTGAAGCCGCGCCAAAATATCCGCTTGCCGCTAATATTTTAGATGAGCTGCAAAAAGGATTAAAAGCAACGCTTCAAACCAAACAGGCAATGCTTATTGAGCAAAGTTCCAAGGTGTTCAGAGAGATTGACCGTTTTCATCATTTGGATGACTTATTTAAACAATTAGAGCCTGTTCTTAAACTCGACAATCCAGAGTTAAAAGAAATTCAGGCTATTTTGCGCGAAATGCAGCAGGAAATTCTGTCTGCCAAAGAGCAGCAGTTTTCAGCCAGCAAACTTGCATTGTTGACTGAAACCTATTACATGAAACTGGATGCTTACCGCAACCGCACAGGAAATTCTTCCCCGCAAGTCTTACCATATCTCGATCAAATCAATATGATAATGCTGGAAACTCTGGAGAATCA from Legionella quinlivanii encodes:
- a CDS encoding protein-disulfide reductase DsbD family protein; amino-acid sequence: MKKLILSLLMTLLSCSAFASGFSGNPMAAASFIQNNSPVLYLSVFFGLGVLLAFTPCVLPMVPILSSIITGQGAKSGREAFKLSLAYVLGMALTYALAGMLAAWFGATVQTLMQQPVVIGSFSFLLTLMGLWLLGVFEFRLPAFLCFSHKGSRRQGIISSALMGSVSTLVVSPCVTAPLIGILTYIAESRQVAQGGLLLFVLALGMGLPLLLVGAGYGRFLPASGPWMVRIKQLFALMMFAMAVWLLSRVAPKLLVDLLWILVLLIAACVMGAFRQETRLSGRVLQGLAVLSLMGAGALVYQLFTSVSAAKPVIQSPFIQVSTLDAINTRLADAKASHNKVFIDFSADWCSDCQEMDKQVFSQADVIDAMQGIVNLRVEIGEKSEEVAKIREAFHIYGTPTMLFFDEQGQLLGNLSSVGLISREETLSLFAQLKR
- a CDS encoding alpha/beta hydrolase family protein: MDLKHLISHFRASNSPEIAEEIISLWDGTQPTDDMVKLILESRQYPGQMRRPWDDHYTIIVNAILDAGYPLASLLSIQKEVEKNDKDDKKGSLILYLNRFKDKQEEMKAFAEYLSQIETPSLPCYPLIEFFYQKLPKATQAPEIEQFAELFNQLKLESGVSDYLHYAIQRDSTQPDEMVSQEQKKAASIFASFLKEVPGPKVSNTLALRKIINNNELTNETLLGYFRSGVLGVPVLLMLKRREQIDAINFVRKKLETGEIPADADVLQFLMPDLEKHFFENYDDNTFTTLIKFSALKHNISSRSDTKPLVLQLYENVNSFQSRTKSEPFFQRLLGDENYPGLNTVYTSNFFGLEVAQQSLLSYLIKEKSQYKPWVDDSIKRLLARSDIDVNVPNHKPLIHALEKKDKELILRLLEKGAKIPASFSEADLSYLLSILNEEKKPVDRKVFIQIQAYLYKEFTSRIPQMVFLTEQKNQDEAMTNKQDSSAEEGKVIYDVIYNNDGYDLNNEYNQSLFPDIKIRKGAPLTFNDIPIGYNIRIPHGNDETKKIMVWIYGGNEAKDRQKSAFKFSSSQLSPFSKPFVEKNIVTILLNLPDLLELNVHQFQMPEELFRKIQACVNYFYSVIKDKPELIDNRLSILKDKPVFLTGGSFGGLMTVRHAELYPKTFDGYISHAGMLSSQKNSEVDIQYRGGDLAIYLNPAEDNEIKKITEPVLLLHNMDDNNVIVSVALDFYKKFRQNNNAELATLVTTPTGDPAVLNSHVNKGHGKPSNPKHFERYIHSMTKFMEQGASQVPGLSRLREYLGKKKANTFVKNSTITRKFLGEALELNKRCKHRFIDVRKYWELDYKPLYATLYYSASLSRYKSLLQTERLRLQDKMTDEHISKLLALQSEIFFEYINEISSRNLMPDSLSDREEFSKNPAVIEAFKEIFSELDQAKESTVFYILSNLYKANPDLLTPVIQQLDKDPIFCENLEKAQEKFIHTLEKKKSLTFTIWKQAAEKVSPKESEEQVIEQNKSQP
- a CDS encoding cold-shock protein, giving the protein MSKTVTGVVKWFNETKGFGFIEQEGGPDVFAHFKEIQGSGFKTLTEGQRVQFVVTQGAKGLQAENIVAI
- a CDS encoding DUF2867 domain-containing protein, translated to MSTRSIAIKKISRPNTEFINKALPGFHYSDTFSGALSADSNHSIERVAELFFNSSPEWARKLLYLRNRLVGCCGLKIRDIPLNKELEINLIIGERVGLFKLYDFTDDELLFGEDDKHLDVRIIIQRTTQSIQLTTLIQFKNAWGKLYFNIIRIFHQQIIKSQLRNLITQMNYDEHRKG
- a CDS encoding sensor histidine kinase, with translation MTNFKDELCIREESLSLLSHELKNSLACSKMNAQTGKILIEQGKFEEIKRNNLFDTWLEQIETFENLIDSILDTRAISEGFLFFKPQKIDLNKLLLKITKRFDSKVSYKGISMVGFWDPFRIEQIVTNLITNALKYGKGNPVNVQLLADKAGILKIMVQDFGIGIAPEDREKIFKKFERVNHKSAVRGLGLGLYIVNQIVAAMGGDIFLESEVGIGSTFWVTLPIPKEQE
- a CDS encoding DNA topoisomerase IB, translated to MAALRYVNDSIPGIRRRKCGKGYAFYYPDGRRVTQSDELQRIKSLRIPPAYHSVWICPFANGHIQATGRDARNRKQYHYHPLWREVRDRLKFTSMTDFGRAISTIRNHIAYELGKPPSLNKKQIICAIIYLLDKSGVRIGNRIYAKENKTYGITTLRKKHLSINGSKAIFNFTGKNSKAWEIVLDNKKIIKILKKCEEIPGYEIFKYYDENKNINCITSQDINYYLQSLTNFPLTAKDFRTWIASRETFCRCLSISFSEADSSAKVKSIIKEVAELLGHTPTICQKNYIFPEIITSWSEGRLERWLNENTKFTRQLNKDNLFLMWLESLKA